The DNA window GCCTTCGGTTGGCAGCCCGTCGTAGTAGTGGGTGGAGGCCAGCTTGACCGTTTTTAGCGTGGCTTCCGCCGACGTCCCGCCAATCACAAAAGCGATATGGTACGGCGGGCAGGCGGCGGTGCCGAGAGTGCGCATCTTCTCTACAAGGTAGTTTTTCAGTTTTGCCGGGGTGATCAGCGCTTTAGTTTCCTGATACAGGTAGGTTTTGTTGGCTGAGCCGCCGCCTTTAGCCATGCACAGAAACTTGTATTCATCGCCGTCGACGCTATAGAGATCGATTTGCGCGGGCAGGTTAGTGCCGGTGTTGACCTCTTTATACATATCCAGCGCGGCGTTCTGCGAATAGCGCAGGTTGTCTTCGGTATAGGTGTTATAGACGCCGCGGGCAAGGGCCGCTTCATCGCCGCCTCCGGTCCACACATGTTGGCCTTTTTTACCCATAATAATCGCCGTACCGGTATCCTGGCAGGTTGGTAGCACGCCCTTGGCGGCGATTTCTGAGTTACGCAGAAACTGTAGCGCCACGTATTTATCGTTGTCGCTGGCTTCCGGGTCGAGAAGGATCTGCGCGACCTGTTTCTGGTGGGAAACGCGCAGCATAAACGCCGCATCGTGGAAGGCCTGCTGCGCCAGAAGAGTGAGGGCTTCAGGTTCTACTTTGAGGATTTCCTGGCCTTCAAATTCGGCCACGGAAACGTGCTCATTGCTCAGCAGATAATATTCAGTTTCATCTTTTGCTAACGGAAACGCTTCCTGATAGACAAAGGGTTTAGTCGACATTGCTTTGCTCCCTAAGAGTAAAAACCGCCGGGGTTTCACGCCCGACGGTTATGAATCAGAACATCATGGACATCCACGGATAGCCAATCAGCAGCAGGGCGGCCAGGAAGATGGCGCCGAAGATGGTGCCGAGACGCCAGTAGTCTTTGGTCGGCAGATAGCCGCTGCCGTAGTAAATTGGGCTTGGGCCAGTGCCGTACGGGGTGATGATTCCCATCACGCCGAGTGAGGTCACCATCAGCAGAACGAACACCTGCATATTCATACCCGGAATGGTAGAGGCGATGGTCAGCATTGCCGGCAGCAGCGCGGTGGTGTGCGCAGTGGTACTGGCAAACAGATAGTGCAGCAGATAGAACGCCAGCAGCAGCACGACGGTGGCCACGCCCGGGGAGATGCCGCTCATCAGCGCGCCGCCTTCTTTGCCCAGCCAGGCGATAAAGCCGGTAGAGGAGAGGCCGTCGGCCAGCGCAACCAGGGTGGCGAACCAGGCAAAGGTGTTCCATGCCGCTTTGTTACTGGTGATATCGTTCCAGGAGAGTACGCCGGTCCACAACATCAACACGATAACCAGCAGGGCGGCCAGCGCGGGTTCAATCCATTCGGCGGCGAAGATCCACATCATCAGCGCGAAGCAGACAAAAACCAGCAGCAGGATTTCATTACGTGACAGACGACCGAGTTTCTCAAGCTCGCGGGCAGCCCACAGCGGCACTTCATCGTTAACCTTCACTTCCGGCGGGTAGAACCAGTAGGCCAGCAGCGGCATTGCCAGAATCAGCAGGATACCCAGCGGCAGGAAGGCGATAAACCAGGTGCCCCAGGAGATGTTAATGCCAACGATGCTTTTTACCAGCGCCAGCGCCAGCAGGTTCGGCGCCAGCGCAGAGAGGAACATGGAGCTGGTGATACAGGCGGCGGTGATGGCTACCCACATCAGATAAGAGCCAATGCGGCGGGCGCTCGGGTCGTTAGGTTTAGAACCATACAGCGGCGGCAGGTTAGCGATAATCGGATAGATAGTCCCGCCGCTACGTGCGGTGTTAGAGGGGGTAAACGGTGCCAGCAGCAGGTCAGCGAAGGTAATGGCGTAGCCAAGCGTCAGGCTGCGGCGGCCCAGATATTTCACCAGAATAAGCGCCAGACGGCGGCCAAACTGGGTTTTATCGTAGCCTGCGGCAAACATAAAGGCGCCGAAGATAAGCCACACGGTGGAGTTACCAAAACCGCTCACCGCCCATTTAAAGGAAGCGCCTGCGAGCTTGAAGTTTGGCGCGGCCAGCTGTTCAGGGCTGAACAGTAACCATTGGCTGCACAGGGCAATCACCACCACGCCCGTGATGCCAATCACCGCGCCAGGCAGCGGTTCGAAGATCAGACCGACGATCACGCCGACGAAAATAGCAAAGTAGTGCCATGCATAAGGAGGCAGGCCATCGGGCACCGGGACGAACAGCAGGAGAACGGCGACGATAATGGGCATTGCCATCATCAGCAGACGCTTGTAAGCAGCATTGGTTGCTGCACCGGCAGGCGGTATGGTTGTCTTTTTCTCTTTCATAATGAGTATCTGCAAGTAGTTAAAAATAAGGTTCTGTCACCGGGTAACCGTGCGATTTCTTTAGTTACAAAACTTTCTTTAATTATTAATTGTCGGCTCTGGTTAGTGCGATGACGATTATTTAACGCTGTTTATTGGGCG is part of the Klebsiella huaxiensis genome and encodes:
- a CDS encoding anion permease; the protein is MKEKKTTIPPAGAATNAAYKRLLMMAMPIIVAVLLLFVPVPDGLPPYAWHYFAIFVGVIVGLIFEPLPGAVIGITGVVVIALCSQWLLFSPEQLAAPNFKLAGASFKWAVSGFGNSTVWLIFGAFMFAAGYDKTQFGRRLALILVKYLGRRSLTLGYAITFADLLLAPFTPSNTARSGGTIYPIIANLPPLYGSKPNDPSARRIGSYLMWVAITAACITSSMFLSALAPNLLALALVKSIVGINISWGTWFIAFLPLGILLILAMPLLAYWFYPPEVKVNDEVPLWAARELEKLGRLSRNEILLLVFVCFALMMWIFAAEWIEPALAALLVIVLMLWTGVLSWNDITSNKAAWNTFAWFATLVALADGLSSTGFIAWLGKEGGALMSGISPGVATVVLLLAFYLLHYLFASTTAHTTALLPAMLTIASTIPGMNMQVFVLLMVTSLGVMGIITPYGTGPSPIYYGSGYLPTKDYWRLGTIFGAIFLAALLLIGYPWMSMMF